One window of the Maylandia zebra isolate NMK-2024a linkage group LG19, Mzebra_GT3a, whole genome shotgun sequence genome contains the following:
- the nubpl gene encoding iron-sulfur cluster transfer protein NUBPL, with the protein MALFAYSRLSHLLKISVYKSSVLRTGSEIKHGATCCVQFKRCQRSVDSKALQERQRQQMARGLPKQKPIPGVKQVIVVASGKGGVGKSTTAVNLALGLMANDMSKSVGLLDADVFGPSIPKLMNLKGNPELSDNNRMIPLTNYGVPCMSMGFLVDDVAPIVWRGLMVMSGIEKLLRQVDWGSLDYLVVDMPPGTGDVQLSITQNIPIAGAVIVSTPQDIALLDARRGAEMFKKVNVPVLGLVQNMSVFQCPKCNHETHIFGSDGARQLADTLGVTFLGDIPLHITIRETSDRGQPVVISSPNSPEAAAYRTVASAVVQRLQKVSS; encoded by the exons ATGGCCCTGTTCGCATACAGCAGACTGTCACATTTACTGAAAATATCAGTTTATAAATCTTCGGTTTTACGAACGGGGAGCGAAATAAAACATGGAGCTACGTGCTGTGTACAGTTTAAACGCTGCCAg AGGTCAGTGGACAGTAAGGCATTGCAGGAGAGGCAGAGGCAGCAGATGGCCCGAGGTCTCCCCAAACAGAAGCCCATCCCAGGGGTCAAGCAAGTCATTGTTGTGGCTTCAGGAAAAGGTGGTGTTGGGAAGTCCACTACTGCAG TGAATTTGGCTCTAGGATTAATGGCCAATGACATG tCAAAGTCTGTGGGTCTGTTGGATGCCGATGTGTTTGGTCCATCGATTCCCAAACTTATGAACCTGAAAGGAAACCCAGAGCTCAGTGACA ATAATCGGATGATCCCCCTGACCAACTATGGGGTTCCTTG CATGTCTATGGGTTTTCTGGTTGATGATGTGGCTCCGATAGTGTGGCGGGGGCTCATGGTGATGTCTGGTATAGAGAAACTGCTCAGACAG GTGGACTGGGGGTCGTTGGACTATTTGGTAGTGGACATGCCTCCTGGGACTGGAGACGTCCAGCTGTCGATCACCCAGAACATCCCCATAGCAG GTGCGGTTATTGTGTCCACGCCGCAGGACATCGCTCTGCTGGATGCTCGCAGAGGAGCCGAGATGTTTAAGAAAGTGAACGTGCCG GTTCTGGGTCTGGTTCAGAACATGAGCGTCTTCCAGTGCCCCAAATGCAATCATGAGACCCACATCTTCGGCTCTGATGGGGCCCGACAGCTTGCAGACACTTTGGGAGTCACATTTTTAG GTGACATCCCTCTTCACATAACCATCAGAGAGACATCAGACAGAGGACAGCCAGTGGTCATCTCTTCTCCCAACAGCCCTGAG
- the LOC106674642 gene encoding uncharacterized protein LOC106674642 produces the protein MLTSPLMWTSGQLEAQSKIAAVPDQMYTLERFPMLLVCVYCAMMDSMPLVDTLIYRFMGEAKEVQGATQLLSTQKCNQDLVSLGLISQKKTSLEFNTKTEVK, from the exons atgcttacctcccctctgatgtggacatcgggtcagctggaggcgcagtcgaagattgcagcggtcccagatcagatgtacacactggaacgctttcccatgttgcttgtctgtgtttattgtgctatg ATGGATAGCATGCCATTGGTGGACACTCTTATCTATCGCTTCATGGGAGAAGCCAAGGAG GTGCAAGGTGCAACTCAGCTGCTTTCAACTCAAAAATGTAACCAAG atcTTGTTTCTCTTGGCTTAATTTCACAGAAGAAAACCTCTCTGGAGTTTAACACAAAAACTGAAGTCAAATAG